Proteins encoded in a region of the Brevefilum fermentans genome:
- the rpsO gene encoding 30S ribosomal protein S15: protein MALDKEVKNEIIQQYKQHGEDTGSPEVQIAILTTRIKGLTEHLRVNKHDESSRRGLLKLVGHRRRLLTYLRRKDYHRYVALTDRLNIRKK, encoded by the coding sequence ATGGCTTTAGATAAAGAAGTTAAAAACGAAATTATTCAGCAATACAAACAGCATGGCGAGGATACAGGCTCGCCAGAGGTTCAAATTGCGATTCTGACCACCCGCATCAAAGGTCTCACCGAGCACCTGCGGGTCAATAAACACGATGAGAGTTCCCGCCGTGGTTTGCTCAAACTGGTCGGCCATCGACGCCGTTTGCTGACCTATCTGCGCCGCAAGGATTACCACCGTTACGTGGCGCTGACCGACAGGCTTAACATCCGCAAAAAATAA
- a CDS encoding ABC transporter permease, translated as MTNTSLAIKHKRIYEISPGRKIFMGIAELLIALIILVGFVLNTEANTLTTFVMTPGGIEIGAMPDWVIPALPTLIVLTIIPTLIGVYQLIRGFGRATNAMVGVSALCLIFGFVTWQASGKSVNLAGMLTSAVSLAVPITLGAFSGVLSERAGVVNIAIEGMMLMGAMVGSLIGSLTHNAWIGLAGSILSGLLLSSIHAVLSIKYKINQVISGTVINIFSAGMTAFISQKYLQPNQALNTPPLFARLPIPGLASIPLLGPMFFNTNVFVYLMFILLIVIQVALFSTRWGLRLRSVGEHPRAADTLGIDVIKTRYVAVLLSGIVAGLGGAFFTLGSVGRFNEGMTAGKGFIGLAAMIFGNWRPLGAMGAGLIFGFADAIGSKLLLLGSAIPPQIMAMAPYLITMIVLAGFIGKGDVPAADGEPYEKE; from the coding sequence GTGACGAACACTTCACTTGCAATTAAACACAAAAGGATTTATGAAATTTCCCCGGGCAGAAAGATATTTATGGGCATTGCCGAGTTGTTAATCGCCCTGATCATCCTGGTTGGATTTGTGCTCAACACCGAAGCGAACACCCTGACCACATTTGTTATGACCCCTGGCGGGATCGAAATCGGTGCAATGCCCGATTGGGTCATTCCAGCCCTACCAACGCTAATCGTTTTGACAATCATCCCAACTTTGATTGGCGTCTATCAGCTCATCCGCGGCTTTGGACGAGCAACTAACGCTATGGTGGGCGTAAGTGCACTCTGCCTCATCTTTGGCTTTGTTACCTGGCAGGCTAGCGGTAAATCCGTTAACCTGGCAGGCATGCTGACCAGTGCCGTTTCACTCGCTGTCCCAATTACCCTGGGCGCGTTCTCCGGTGTTCTTTCTGAAAGGGCTGGCGTTGTCAATATCGCCATCGAAGGCATGATGCTGATGGGAGCCATGGTTGGTTCATTAATTGGCAGTCTCACCCATAACGCTTGGATTGGCTTGGCAGGTTCGATATTGTCGGGGTTATTGCTCAGTTCAATCCATGCTGTTCTTTCCATCAAATACAAGATCAATCAGGTCATTTCCGGGACGGTGATCAACATCTTCTCGGCGGGAATGACAGCCTTTATCTCACAGAAGTACTTGCAGCCGAACCAGGCTCTGAATACGCCGCCGCTATTTGCACGGCTTCCCATTCCTGGTTTAGCCAGCATCCCGCTCCTTGGTCCGATGTTTTTCAACACCAACGTATTTGTTTACCTGATGTTCATTTTGCTGATCGTCATTCAGGTAGCACTATTTTCTACACGCTGGGGATTGCGTCTTCGCTCCGTGGGAGAGCACCCACGCGCCGCCGATACCCTGGGGATTGACGTCATCAAAACCCGCTATGTAGCCGTGTTATTGAGCGGCATTGTCGCAGGCCTGGGAGGTGCATTCTTCACGCTGGGATCAGTGGGTCGTTTTAATGAAGGCATGACAGCAGGCAAGGGGTTCATTGGTTTGGCTGCCATGATCTTCGGCAACTGGCGCCCCTTAGGCGCCATGGGCGCTGGCTTGATTTTCGGTTTTGCCGATGCCATCGGCTCCAAGCTTCTGCTCCTTGGCAGCGCGATTCCACCCCAGATTATGGCTATGGCGCCCTATCTGATCACGATGATCGTCCTTGCCGGGTTTATTGGAAAAGGTGATGTCCCTGCCGCTGACGGCGAACCCTACGAAAAAGAATAA
- a CDS encoding ABC transporter permease: MKKTWIVLKTEFLNTVTRRSFILALILVPLVPAIILGVMSLLKTKEPVGESGVSISVSQIEEQLPQGYVDLAKIVNSSPEWLGEDVLLLFHQESEAVDAILTAKIRGYFVIQPDYLESGSVRYISREFNPVTSLDSTWTINSLIQYNLLGEDIDQFDAFFFPLHVQYIDLAPDEAEIGIDIGKDPYAFYIPYGMTMLFYVLILTSASLMMNSVAKEKENRVMEILVSSVNPRQLLTGKILGLGLVGLLQLVVWLGSAIILMRLGGATLKIPANTQLSVGVLIWGIVFFILGYLLYGTIMAGVGALVGSVKEASQATFIVVIPILIPLMLIGLIINQPNSTLSVALSLIPFTAPNTIMTRMAVAPIPLWQLLATILLTMGAIILLIRAVSGMFRAQLLLTGQKFSIGLFIKALRGKLPDSIKT; encoded by the coding sequence GTGAAAAAGACCTGGATTGTGCTCAAAACCGAATTTTTAAATACGGTCACCAGACGTTCATTCATCCTTGCACTGATCTTGGTCCCACTAGTGCCTGCGATCATTTTAGGCGTTATGTCTCTGCTTAAGACCAAGGAGCCGGTGGGTGAATCGGGGGTTTCCATTTCCGTATCCCAGATTGAAGAGCAGCTGCCACAAGGCTACGTGGATTTGGCAAAAATTGTCAACAGCTCCCCGGAATGGCTCGGGGAGGATGTATTGCTCCTATTCCATCAAGAATCAGAAGCCGTAGATGCGATACTCACCGCAAAAATCAGGGGGTATTTTGTCATTCAACCGGATTACCTGGAAAGCGGCTCTGTGCGTTACATCAGCCGTGAATTTAATCCGGTTACATCCCTGGATTCAACTTGGACCATCAATTCTTTGATCCAGTACAACCTGCTCGGCGAAGACATCGATCAATTTGATGCATTTTTCTTCCCCCTTCACGTTCAATATATTGATCTGGCTCCCGATGAAGCTGAAATTGGCATCGACATCGGTAAGGATCCATACGCTTTCTATATTCCCTATGGGATGACCATGCTGTTTTATGTCCTGATCCTAACCTCTGCCAGCCTGATGATGAACAGTGTGGCAAAAGAAAAAGAAAATCGAGTGATGGAAATACTGGTTAGCTCAGTAAACCCGCGTCAGCTTTTAACGGGAAAAATCCTCGGTCTGGGTCTGGTTGGTCTGCTTCAGTTGGTGGTCTGGTTAGGCTCTGCGATCATATTGATGCGTTTGGGCGGTGCTACGCTGAAAATACCTGCAAACACCCAGCTTTCAGTTGGAGTTCTCATCTGGGGCATCGTGTTCTTCATTTTGGGTTATTTACTCTATGGCACCATCATGGCAGGCGTGGGTGCGCTGGTGGGCTCGGTCAAAGAAGCATCGCAAGCCACTTTCATTGTGGTCATTCCCATCCTGATCCCGTTGATGTTGATCGGCTTAATTATTAACCAGCCTAATTCCACTCTGTCTGTTGCTCTGAGCCTGATCCCTTTCACCGCGCCCAATACCATCATGACCCGAATGGCTGTCGCTCCGATCCCTCTCTGGCAACTGCTGGCCACCATCCTCCTGACGATGGGTGCCATCATCCTGTTGATTCGCGCGGTTTCAGGCATGTTCAGGGCGCAGTTGCTGCTGACCGGTCAAAAATTCAGCATTGGGTTATTCATCAAAGCCTTGCGCGGTAAACTGCCTGACAGTATTAAAACTTAA
- a CDS encoding ABC transporter ATP-binding protein: MSTISIQNISKRFGTTQAVDNLSFDVHPGEIFGLLGPNGAGKTTCIRMILDIFEPDAGEIAVLGGPMTDDKKNRIGYLPEERGLYQDIPLDRCLTFLSTLKGMPEKSVAPILADYLKLFDLYEVRNKKVKELSKGMQQKAQLIATLIHDPELLIIDEPFTALDPVNTEMVKDILESKRNEGKAIIMSTHQMNQVEELCDRILLIDHGRRVLYGTLQEIQSQFASRDILVTALTPLPESIDGVKDIRPQNGRELLVLSEDAQPNQVLKQLINQGIEISAFEIAVPPLNEIFIQVTKKQAEDQDE; encoded by the coding sequence ATGTCAACCATTAGCATTCAAAACATTTCCAAACGCTTTGGCACAACCCAGGCTGTGGATAATTTGAGCTTTGACGTCCACCCGGGAGAGATTTTCGGATTGCTGGGCCCCAACGGCGCTGGTAAAACCACCTGCATCCGCATGATCCTCGATATTTTTGAGCCCGATGCCGGCGAAATCGCGGTGTTGGGCGGTCCTATGACCGATGATAAAAAGAATCGCATCGGCTATCTTCCAGAGGAGCGCGGCCTTTACCAGGACATTCCCCTTGATCGCTGCCTGACCTTCCTTTCCACCCTTAAAGGCATGCCCGAAAAAAGTGTTGCGCCCATTTTAGCGGATTACCTGAAGTTGTTTGACCTGTATGAAGTCCGCAACAAGAAGGTTAAAGAGCTCAGCAAGGGGATGCAGCAAAAAGCGCAGCTTATCGCCACGCTGATCCACGACCCCGAGCTGCTTATCATTGACGAACCTTTTACTGCGCTCGACCCGGTCAATACGGAGATGGTCAAAGACATTCTCGAGAGCAAACGCAATGAGGGCAAGGCGATCATCATGTCCACCCACCAGATGAACCAGGTCGAAGAACTTTGTGACCGAATTCTTCTGATTGACCATGGTCGGCGCGTGCTATACGGCACCTTGCAGGAGATTCAAAGCCAATTTGCCTCGCGGGACATTCTTGTAACAGCACTCACACCTTTGCCTGAATCGATCGACGGTGTTAAAGATATCCGGCCGCAAAATGGCCGTGAACTGCTGGTGCTTTCAGAAGATGCTCAGCCTAACCAGGTGCTCAAACAATTAATCAATCAGGGAATAGAAATATCTGCCTTTGAAATCGCTGTTCCACCCCTGAACGAGATCTTTATCCAGGTCACCAAAAAGCAAGCGGAGGATCAGGATGAATAA
- a CDS encoding cysteine desulfurase family protein: protein MTQIHPIYLDYNATTPLTPAVIAAMRPFLEEHFGNPSSSHIFGQIAQHAVEKARGQVSALIGASPDEIVFTGSGTEANNIAIQGIARARQTRGNHIITTAIEHPAVTEVCTYLASQGFQITTLPVDACGQVSPDDLAAALTPETILVSIMHANNEVGTIQSIRTLAEMTRQTGALFHTDAAQSVGKLPVDVHKLGVDLLSIAGHKLYAPKGVGALYIRHGVTLEKILFGANQERALRPGTENVLEIVGLGAAAEEARQTLPERVQHLQTMRNRLHAGLQSALPSGMLRLNGHPDERLPNTLNLSFKNLEASMLLNNISEFVAASAGAACHSDRIVISSVLQAMGVPLEWAKGALRFSVGTMTSADDIDRAVEIIARAVSTLDPTFVK from the coding sequence TTGACACAAATTCACCCGATTTACCTTGATTACAACGCCACAACCCCATTAACCCCGGCCGTCATCGCAGCGATGCGTCCTTTCTTGGAAGAACACTTTGGCAACCCGTCTTCAAGCCACATTTTTGGTCAAATCGCCCAACATGCTGTAGAGAAAGCCCGTGGGCAGGTATCAGCATTGATCGGCGCCAGCCCGGATGAAATCGTCTTCACCGGCAGCGGCACAGAAGCTAACAACATCGCGATCCAGGGGATCGCCAGGGCGCGCCAAACCAGGGGCAATCATATCATCACCACGGCCATTGAACACCCGGCGGTGACCGAAGTGTGCACCTACCTGGCATCACAGGGGTTTCAGATCACCACTTTGCCCGTTGATGCCTGTGGGCAGGTCTCACCTGATGACCTGGCTGCCGCCCTGACCCCTGAGACCATCCTGGTGAGCATCATGCACGCCAACAATGAAGTCGGCACCATCCAGTCGATTCGAACACTGGCTGAAATGACCCGTCAAACCGGCGCATTGTTTCACACCGATGCCGCCCAATCCGTGGGAAAGCTCCCCGTTGATGTCCATAAATTAGGTGTTGATCTGCTTTCAATTGCCGGGCACAAGCTTTACGCGCCCAAGGGCGTCGGCGCTCTTTATATCCGGCACGGAGTCACCCTTGAAAAAATCCTTTTTGGTGCGAATCAAGAGCGCGCACTGCGTCCGGGCACCGAGAACGTCCTCGAGATTGTCGGGTTGGGTGCAGCTGCTGAGGAAGCCAGGCAAACCCTGCCAGAACGCGTTCAACACCTCCAGACGATGCGCAATCGCCTGCATGCCGGCCTGCAATCAGCCCTGCCCTCTGGTATGCTGCGTCTGAATGGACACCCCGATGAACGCCTGCCAAACACGCTCAACCTCTCATTTAAAAACCTTGAAGCCAGCATGCTGCTCAATAATATCTCCGAATTTGTCGCCGCCTCTGCGGGAGCTGCGTGCCATTCAGACCGTATCGTCATCTCCAGTGTACTGCAAGCCATGGGTGTCCCCCTCGAATGGGCCAAAGGTGCCCTGCGCTTCTCTGTGGGCACAATGACCTCAGCAGATGACATCGACCGCGCGGTTGAAATCATTGCCCGCGCAGTCTCCACGTTGGATCCAACCTTTGTTAAATAA
- a CDS encoding NBR1-Ig-like domain-containing protein, protein MKKPLYVTIVTLILCLILVGCNFPKQKPQENQVDLLNTAAAQTVQAKQTLIAQPSEVPPTLPPSPTHTLDQSEPTLAPTSPPTAEPTAEPTAVPTITATSTPEIPCDQASFVSETIPDGTDFFPGQGFTKTWTIKNTGSCTWTADYHVVFFSGNAMGAPAARSLTTGTVAPGQTIQISLEMQAPITSGTYQGDFKLRNAGGVLFGIGAKDGPFWVKINVYTLPYDFTENVCASGVKWTSGAGTLPCPGKYDDHRGWVLVIDKPTLENKTVENKPGMQVHPDYSDKGWIRGTYPEITLPGSTIFRATIGCYGNEKCDVKFKLNARIDGGDEQTLATWSEIQDGKVNKVEFDLSHLAGKKVQFILMVDANGSPTNDVSLWFGPRIESK, encoded by the coding sequence ATGAAAAAACCACTGTACGTGACCATAGTCACGTTGATTTTATGTCTTATTTTGGTGGGATGCAATTTTCCCAAGCAAAAACCACAGGAAAACCAGGTAGATCTGCTGAATACTGCTGCTGCTCAAACGGTGCAGGCGAAACAGACTTTGATTGCTCAGCCCTCTGAGGTTCCCCCTACACTGCCACCTTCGCCAACACACACGCTCGATCAATCCGAGCCAACTCTCGCGCCGACGAGTCCCCCAACCGCCGAACCAACCGCCGAACCAACCGCCGTGCCAACCATCACAGCGACCAGCACGCCAGAAATCCCCTGCGACCAGGCGAGCTTTGTTTCCGAAACGATACCTGATGGCACAGATTTTTTCCCGGGACAGGGCTTCACCAAAACCTGGACTATCAAAAACACCGGTTCATGCACCTGGACTGCAGATTATCATGTTGTTTTCTTCAGTGGTAACGCCATGGGTGCGCCCGCGGCCAGGTCCCTCACCACCGGAACTGTTGCCCCCGGACAAACAATCCAGATCTCACTGGAGATGCAGGCGCCAATTACATCAGGCACATACCAGGGTGATTTTAAACTGCGCAATGCTGGCGGCGTCCTGTTTGGCATTGGCGCCAAAGACGGTCCGTTCTGGGTCAAAATTAATGTGTATACCTTGCCCTATGATTTTACCGAAAACGTGTGTGCATCGGGCGTCAAATGGACCAGCGGTGCAGGAACATTGCCCTGCCCTGGAAAATATGACGATCATCGCGGCTGGGTTTTGGTGATTGACAAACCGACCCTGGAGAATAAGACCGTTGAAAACAAGCCGGGCATGCAAGTTCATCCAGATTACTCCGATAAGGGCTGGATTCGAGGTACCTACCCGGAAATAACCCTCCCTGGCAGCACCATTTTCAGAGCCACCATTGGTTGTTATGGAAATGAAAAATGTGATGTTAAATTCAAATTAAATGCTCGCATTGATGGTGGGGACGAACAAACCCTGGCTACTTGGAGTGAAATCCAGGACGGGAAGGTCAACAAGGTAGAGTTTGACCTGAGCCATCTGGCGGGTAAGAAAGTGCAATTCATTCTAATGGTTGATGCCAACGGCAGCCCGACCAATGACGTCTCGCTGTGGTTTGGTCCCAGGATTGAATCCAAATAA
- a CDS encoding ABC transporter permease has protein sequence MNKTLKVIKYEYTRHVFEKRFLFSLLSLPLAVIAMVIIAVAIALFSVDRSPIGYIDRSGFFAEAAPLEIKGNLFDPAIDFIPYFDINQAQSALEANSIQAYYVIPETFPKSRQVELFFLKTPSEQAQGQFVQWTRQNMDPYQTMDPLILERLQKGSVFTMVSLDGSREMRQDQWLLIVLPFVAGVTFIIVVLTSGGYLLQAVVEEKENRTMEIVVTSVTPTQLMAGKIIGNISVGLTQLAVWLAFSWIGLLVAGRFWPALREISIPGQTVAVTVLLFLPAFVMIAAIMSTIGAVMTEMREAQQISGIFSILVTIPFYATTPIMFKPNGTLAIILSLFPLSAPITLMLRMALTTVPIWQIVLIILVLIAVAILSIVLAGRAFRMGMLQYGKRLSLKELLKSQEAV, from the coding sequence ATGAATAAAACCTTGAAAGTCATAAAATATGAATACACGCGGCACGTGTTTGAAAAACGGTTTTTGTTCAGCTTGCTGAGTTTGCCCCTGGCGGTGATTGCCATGGTGATCATCGCTGTTGCAATTGCTTTGTTTTCCGTTGATAGGTCACCTATCGGGTATATTGACCGTTCTGGCTTTTTTGCTGAGGCTGCTCCACTTGAAATCAAGGGTAACCTCTTTGACCCAGCAATTGATTTCATCCCTTATTTTGATATCAACCAGGCTCAAAGTGCTCTTGAAGCCAATTCAATCCAGGCTTACTATGTCATTCCAGAGACTTTCCCAAAATCGCGTCAGGTTGAGTTATTCTTCCTGAAAACGCCCTCGGAGCAAGCACAAGGTCAGTTTGTTCAATGGACTCGGCAAAACATGGACCCCTACCAGACAATGGACCCGCTTATTCTTGAAAGGCTTCAAAAGGGCAGCGTGTTCACCATGGTATCATTGGATGGCAGCCGTGAAATGCGGCAAGATCAATGGTTATTGATCGTTCTTCCCTTCGTTGCCGGCGTCACGTTCATCATCGTGGTACTGACCAGCGGTGGCTACCTTTTGCAAGCTGTCGTGGAAGAAAAAGAAAACCGCACCATGGAAATTGTGGTTACGTCGGTCACCCCCACACAATTGATGGCCGGAAAAATCATTGGCAACATCAGTGTTGGATTAACACAACTGGCTGTTTGGCTGGCTTTTTCCTGGATCGGTCTGCTGGTTGCAGGACGATTTTGGCCTGCATTGCGAGAGATATCTATTCCAGGTCAGACAGTCGCTGTTACGGTTTTATTGTTCCTACCCGCTTTTGTTATGATTGCCGCGATCATGTCCACTATCGGGGCAGTCATGACCGAAATGCGTGAAGCCCAACAGATCAGCGGTATCTTTTCAATCCTGGTCACAATACCTTTTTATGCTACAACTCCAATCATGTTCAAACCCAATGGCACACTGGCGATCATATTAAGTCTTTTCCCTCTATCTGCACCGATCACCTTAATGTTACGGATGGCTTTAACCACAGTGCCGATCTGGCAAATTGTCTTGATTATCCTGGTGTTAATCGCCGTTGCCATACTTTCTATCGTGTTGGCAGGACGCGCCTTTCGTATGGGAATGCTGCAATACGGTAAACGGCTCTCCCTTAAAGAATTGTTGAAGAGTCAGGAGGCAGTGTGA
- a CDS encoding NBR1-Ig-like domain-containing protein — protein MLKRIKKHILVLSLIISLGSLLSACKPAEPKLDVNAQKTGFVLTAEVQASMTAAARPTATETPIPEPSATATVLPSNTPILLPTKTTEGTTPATGVDRAQIIAQEPEDNTRFAPGETFTVTWTLENTGTSTWTTQYYIEYASGESLGAEDKVYIWLPVSPETSLALTVNMVAPSTPGNKISYWKMYNASGDAFYDFNITITVGE, from the coding sequence ATGCTCAAGAGAATAAAGAAACACATCCTTGTGTTAAGCCTGATCATCTCACTGGGGTCGCTCCTCAGCGCCTGTAAGCCTGCAGAGCCCAAGCTGGATGTTAATGCCCAGAAAACCGGTTTCGTTCTGACCGCGGAAGTCCAGGCTTCTATGACTGCAGCCGCTCGACCCACTGCAACAGAAACGCCCATTCCGGAACCGTCTGCTACAGCCACCGTTCTGCCCAGCAACACACCGATCCTTCTCCCTACCAAAACAACTGAAGGAACAACCCCCGCCACTGGGGTTGATCGCGCACAGATCATCGCACAGGAACCAGAGGATAACACCCGTTTTGCGCCCGGTGAAACCTTCACCGTCACCTGGACCCTGGAAAATACGGGCACCAGCACCTGGACCACCCAGTATTATATTGAGTATGCCTCCGGAGAAAGTCTGGGTGCAGAAGATAAGGTCTACATCTGGCTGCCTGTTTCTCCTGAAACCAGCCTGGCATTAACCGTTAACATGGTTGCCCCAAGCACGCCCGGCAACAAGATCTCTTATTGGAAAATGTATAACGCCAGCGGTGATGCTTTTTATGATTTCAATATCACCATCACCGTTGGGGAGTGA
- the queG gene encoding tRNA epoxyqueuosine(34) reductase QueG, producing the protein MRCLAELKRAFSTRAHQLGFTHVGITPAHPVPHFDAFERWIRAGHHADMHYLARQDTLAKRADPSLVLEGCQRVICLAMPYTPPQSSLTAISPGFGRVSAYARPADYHQVIQNKLVELENLICSLADGAVKIKSYVDTGPVLERAFAVQAGLGMVGKNSNLIIQGKGTYFFLAVMLTDLELPVDAPFTHDLCGSCQRCIEACPTSCILPDRTIDARRCISYLTIENKGVIPDALKCQVGNWLFGCDICQMVCPHNIRAQTQPSMLGEPLLPEQMNLTDILNWDEEDFKSATQNTALNRPKQRGLVRNAIVVLGNQAQATALPLLRDHLDKEAHPMVLDALYWAIDQIERNQTDDARSNG; encoded by the coding sequence ATGCGTTGTTTAGCAGAACTTAAGCGTGCTTTCTCTACCAGAGCCCATCAGCTTGGATTTACGCATGTCGGTATAACTCCTGCCCACCCTGTTCCGCATTTTGACGCTTTTGAACGCTGGATCCGCGCGGGTCATCATGCCGACATGCACTACTTAGCGCGCCAGGACACGCTGGCGAAACGGGCTGATCCAAGCCTGGTTCTGGAGGGTTGCCAGCGCGTGATCTGCTTGGCGATGCCTTACACCCCACCCCAATCCTCACTAACCGCAATCTCTCCGGGGTTTGGCAGGGTTTCTGCCTATGCCCGCCCCGCAGACTACCACCAGGTTATCCAGAATAAGCTGGTCGAATTGGAGAATCTCATTTGCAGCCTTGCAGATGGCGCGGTGAAAATAAAATCCTATGTTGATACTGGACCGGTGCTTGAACGCGCTTTTGCCGTTCAGGCCGGGCTGGGGATGGTCGGAAAAAACAGCAACCTGATCATCCAGGGAAAAGGGACTTATTTTTTCCTGGCGGTGATGCTTACTGACCTGGAATTGCCCGTTGACGCCCCCTTCACACATGACTTATGCGGGTCTTGCCAGCGTTGTATTGAAGCCTGTCCCACCTCTTGCATCCTGCCCGACCGAACCATCGATGCCAGACGCTGCATCAGCTACCTGACCATTGAAAACAAAGGGGTGATTCCGGATGCTCTCAAATGCCAGGTTGGAAACTGGCTGTTTGGCTGCGATATCTGCCAGATGGTCTGCCCGCACAACATCAGGGCACAGACTCAGCCCAGCATGCTCGGTGAGCCTCTGCTGCCAGAGCAAATGAATTTAACCGACATCCTGAACTGGGATGAGGAAGATTTCAAATCTGCCACACAAAACACCGCCCTCAACCGACCCAAACAGCGTGGGTTGGTGAGGAATGCAATTGTGGTTTTGGGTAACCAGGCTCAAGCAACCGCACTTCCATTGTTAAGAGATCATCTCGATAAGGAGGCACATCCCATGGTCTTGGATGCCCTGTACTGGGCAATTGACCAAATTGAGCGGAATCAAACCGACGATGCAAGATCAAATGGCTGA
- a CDS encoding tRNA dihydrouridine synthase, with translation MADKPTLMVGTVPIYGDLILAPMDGITDLPFRGLCRRLGSAMSVTEFINALDVLEHHPRYPKRHAFEPYHRPLSLQLLGDQPEQILQAALQLVPQVQPDIIDINLGCQSKNVVSRGAGAALLKTPETIAAIFRLMRENFSQPITAKIRLGWDEDSLNYLEVAQAIEENGCAMLAVHGRTRNQAFRGQARWEPIRELKQGLTIPVIGNGDVRTVADIERIKSITGCDAVMIGRAAVGNPWIFSRVDRHDVPPQTVHTTILAHLQAMLQFYGERGVIGFRKFLKAYLAHDNIPREALLSLLNSQDPSFIIRWIDDYYDHRA, from the coding sequence ATGGCTGATAAACCCACGTTAATGGTCGGCACTGTGCCTATTTACGGCGACCTGATCTTGGCGCCTATGGATGGAATCACCGACCTGCCCTTTCGCGGCCTGTGCCGCCGTTTGGGTTCCGCCATGAGTGTGACCGAATTCATCAACGCCCTGGATGTGCTTGAACACCACCCACGTTACCCCAAACGGCATGCCTTTGAGCCATACCATCGACCGCTCTCGCTGCAATTACTGGGCGATCAGCCCGAACAGATCCTACAAGCAGCGCTGCAGCTCGTACCGCAAGTTCAGCCCGATATTATCGACATCAACCTCGGCTGTCAATCAAAAAACGTGGTCAGTCGCGGCGCTGGGGCAGCCTTGTTGAAAACACCTGAAACAATTGCTGCCATCTTCCGCCTGATGCGTGAGAATTTCTCGCAACCTATCACCGCTAAAATCCGCCTGGGCTGGGACGAAGATTCGCTAAACTACCTGGAAGTTGCACAGGCGATCGAGGAAAATGGCTGCGCCATGCTCGCTGTGCATGGTCGCACACGCAACCAGGCATTTCGCGGCCAGGCGCGCTGGGAACCGATTCGCGAGCTCAAACAGGGGCTGACCATCCCGGTCATCGGAAACGGGGACGTGCGCACCGTCGCGGATATCGAACGCATCAAATCGATCACAGGGTGTGACGCCGTCATGATTGGCCGGGCTGCTGTGGGTAACCCCTGGATCTTCAGCCGCGTGGACCGCCATGATGTGCCCCCACAGACGGTTCACACGACCATCCTCGCCCATCTTCAGGCGATGCTTCAGTTTTATGGCGAACGGGGGGTAATTGGTTTTCGAAAATTTCTCAAAGCTTACCTGGCGCACGACAATATCCCCCGGGAAGCTCTGCTGTCATTGCTGAACAGCCAGGACCCATCCTTTATCATCCGCTGGATCGATGATTATTATGATCATCGCGCGTAA